The proteins below come from a single Timaviella obliquedivisa GSE-PSE-MK23-08B genomic window:
- the egtB gene encoding ergothioneine biosynthesis protein EgtB — protein sequence MTYFSSTVLVQNHLSITQKYQQVRQLSEQICHPLLTEDYGIQSMPDVSPPKWHLAHTTWFFETFLLVPNLPGYQVFHPQFGYLFNSYYETVGQRHPRPQRGLLSRPTVAEVYQYRSYVDAGMQLLFSQLDHTPLASLIELGLHHEQQHQELLLTDIKHILAINPLRPAYRADLPCITQSIAAKEHWLDYPGGVYFMGHEGQNFAFDNELPRHPVYLQDYWLAARLVTNGEYLEFMQAGGYEQAEHWLAEGWATVQGEGWRSPLYWEQNENDWQVMTLAGMRSINLHEPVCHVSYYEADAYARWAGQRLPTEAEWEIAAQVPLQGNFLDSGYLHPMSATGSTRPDQLFGDVWEWTQSAYLPYPGFQTAPGAVGEYNGKFMCNQMVLRGGSCVTSHSHVRSSYRNFFPPATRWQFSGIRLAK from the coding sequence ATGACCTATTTTAGTTCTACTGTTCTAGTTCAAAATCACCTGTCCATAACACAAAAATATCAACAGGTTCGTCAACTGAGTGAACAGATTTGTCATCCGTTATTAACGGAAGATTATGGAATTCAAAGTATGCCTGATGTTAGTCCCCCCAAGTGGCATCTGGCGCATACCACCTGGTTCTTTGAAACCTTCTTGCTAGTTCCCAACTTGCCCGGATACCAGGTTTTTCATCCTCAGTTTGGCTACTTGTTCAACTCTTACTATGAGACAGTGGGACAACGACATCCCCGTCCTCAGCGCGGTCTGCTTTCTCGTCCTACGGTGGCAGAAGTTTATCAGTATCGATCTTACGTTGATGCAGGAATGCAGTTACTCTTCTCTCAACTTGATCATACCCCTTTAGCATCTTTAATTGAGCTAGGACTACACCACGAACAGCAGCACCAAGAATTATTGCTAACTGATATTAAGCATATCTTGGCGATCAATCCCCTGCGCCCTGCCTATCGAGCGGACTTGCCTTGCATCACTCAATCTATCGCTGCCAAAGAGCACTGGTTAGACTATCCAGGCGGCGTTTACTTCATGGGTCACGAAGGTCAAAACTTTGCTTTTGATAATGAATTACCTCGGCATCCAGTGTATCTGCAAGACTATTGGCTGGCGGCTCGGCTCGTGACGAATGGAGAATATTTAGAGTTTATGCAGGCGGGCGGCTATGAACAGGCTGAGCATTGGCTGGCAGAAGGTTGGGCAACGGTACAGGGAGAAGGCTGGCGATCGCCCCTCTACTGGGAACAGAATGAGAATGACTGGCAAGTGATGACGCTGGCAGGAATGCGATCGATCAATCTGCATGAACCTGTTTGCCACGTGAGCTACTACGAGGCAGATGCCTATGCACGCTGGGCAGGACAACGCTTACCCACAGAGGCAGAATGGGAAATTGCTGCCCAAGTGCCTTTGCAAGGAAACTTCCTAGACAGTGGATATTTGCATCCTATGTCGGCAACAGGCAGCACTCGACCCGATCAGTTGTTTGGCGACGTGTGGGAATGGACGCAGAGCGCTTATCTTCCCTATCCGGGTTTTCAAACTGCACCGGGAGCAGTGGGTGAATATAACGGTAAATTTATGTGCAATCAGATGGTATTACGCGGTGGCTCTTGTGTAACTTCTCACAGTCATGTG